From one Salinimonas iocasae genomic stretch:
- the merA gene encoding mercury(II) reductase translates to MILLSIEGMTCPSCVAHVKEALDAIEGVNKVEISYENASATITTNGGVSVTDLIGAIEALGYTAKENPLAENTAPNAYCDNENTSNTESNRTQHVAIIGTGSGAFACAIKAAEGGAKVTLIEGADVIGGCCVNVGCVPSKILISAAQLAQQQRNNPFAGLENHAPQLSRALLAQQQTARVEELRAAKYQNILETNPALSLLKGWAQFKNANTLIVRKNDGTEQEIFADKILIATGSTPTIPPIEGLAETPYWTSTEALFAEELPQHLVVIGSSVVALEIAQAYRRLGSEVTVLARHSLLYSEDPIIGEKLAGCFEKEGIRVLNNTQATQVTHDGNQFTLNTNAGELSCDRLLVSTGRHANTSQLNLDAVGVTTNKKGEIVVNERMETNVAGIYAAGDCSNMPQFVYVAAAAGSRAGINMTGGDAKLDLSTMPAVIFTDPQVATVGLTEEQARAQDIETDSRVLGMENVPRALANFETDGFIKLVTEKETGLLLGAQILAHEGGELIQSAALAIRNRMTVTELADQLFPYLTMVEGLKLCAQTFNKDVKELSCCAG, encoded by the coding sequence ATGATCTTACTATCGATAGAAGGGATGACCTGTCCAAGTTGCGTCGCTCACGTTAAAGAAGCGCTCGATGCGATCGAAGGCGTGAATAAGGTTGAAATATCTTATGAAAACGCCAGCGCAACGATCACCACAAACGGTGGGGTCAGCGTAACCGATCTCATTGGAGCGATTGAAGCCCTGGGTTATACCGCAAAAGAAAACCCCTTAGCGGAAAACACAGCACCGAACGCCTACTGTGACAACGAAAATACCAGCAACACAGAAAGCAACCGAACTCAACATGTGGCGATTATCGGTACGGGTTCCGGCGCTTTTGCCTGTGCTATCAAAGCCGCTGAAGGTGGTGCCAAGGTCACTCTTATTGAGGGAGCCGATGTGATTGGCGGCTGTTGCGTGAATGTCGGCTGCGTACCCTCAAAAATTTTGATCAGCGCCGCTCAATTGGCACAGCAGCAACGCAATAATCCCTTTGCCGGACTGGAAAATCATGCGCCCCAATTGAGTCGAGCCTTGTTGGCTCAGCAGCAGACCGCTCGAGTCGAAGAGCTGCGCGCTGCAAAGTATCAGAATATTCTAGAGACAAATCCTGCGCTTAGTTTACTTAAAGGTTGGGCGCAATTTAAAAATGCAAACACCCTGATAGTCAGAAAAAATGATGGCACTGAGCAGGAAATCTTTGCTGATAAAATCCTGATCGCCACTGGCTCCACGCCAACCATTCCTCCCATCGAGGGGCTGGCCGAAACGCCTTACTGGACCTCTACCGAAGCGCTGTTTGCCGAGGAATTGCCGCAGCACCTGGTGGTGATTGGTTCATCGGTCGTGGCGCTAGAAATTGCCCAGGCTTACCGACGATTGGGCAGTGAAGTCACCGTGTTGGCAAGACACTCACTACTTTACAGTGAAGACCCCATAATCGGTGAAAAACTGGCAGGCTGTTTTGAAAAAGAAGGCATTCGAGTTTTAAACAACACGCAAGCCACCCAAGTGACCCACGATGGAAATCAATTCACCCTGAACACTAATGCAGGCGAGCTCAGTTGTGATCGTTTGCTGGTAAGCACCGGGCGACACGCCAATACCAGCCAACTCAATCTGGACGCGGTGGGTGTCACCACCAACAAAAAGGGCGAAATCGTTGTTAACGAACGCATGGAAACCAATGTTGCTGGTATTTACGCTGCCGGTGACTGCTCTAACATGCCGCAATTTGTCTATGTCGCCGCGGCCGCCGGTAGCCGTGCTGGTATCAATATGACGGGCGGCGACGCCAAACTGGATCTGTCCACCATGCCCGCCGTGATCTTTACCGATCCACAGGTGGCTACCGTCGGACTGACCGAGGAGCAAGCCAGGGCTCAGGATATTGAGACCGACAGCCGCGTACTGGGTATGGAAAATGTCCCACGTGCGTTAGCCAACTTTGAAACCGACGGTTTTATCAAACTGGTCACAGAGAAGGAAACGGGGTTGTTGCTAGGCGCGCAGATCCTGGCTCACGAAGGCGGCGAACTGATCCAGAGTGCGGCTTTAGCCATCCGCAACCGTATGACGGTGACGGAATTAGCCGACCAGCTTTTCCCTTACCTCACCATGGTGGAAGGTTTGAAGCTCTGCGCGCAAACCTTTAACAAGGATGTCAAAGAACTGTCCTGTTGTGCAGGATAA
- a CDS encoding putative bifunctional diguanylate cyclase/phosphodiesterase: MGTAPATHSLTAPTVNALADGLNKGEFVPFYQPLWDVQHQCWEGAETLIRWQHPTEGLIQSDTFIPVAEQSGLILELGAFVLRAACQQMMHWRQRGLPEGIIAVNVSALQIHQPDFVEDLARILRDTGLPAPALELELTETLALEDTPILIENLHRCQALGIRLSIDDFGTGSSSLARLQCCPVTRLKIDKTFVTHMTTEPKDRAITESVITLGHNLNLSIVAEGVETATQQQLLEKLGCDVLQGYRLARPADAETTEALWPGRSV, encoded by the coding sequence ATGGGAACGGCACCCGCCACGCATTCACTGACAGCCCCAACGGTCAATGCGTTGGCGGATGGATTGAACAAGGGTGAATTCGTTCCTTTTTACCAGCCTCTATGGGATGTTCAACACCAATGCTGGGAAGGCGCTGAAACGCTCATTCGCTGGCAACATCCAACTGAAGGATTGATCCAGTCAGACACCTTTATTCCCGTTGCCGAACAAAGCGGATTAATTCTGGAACTGGGCGCGTTTGTCTTACGGGCGGCCTGTCAACAGATGATGCATTGGCGTCAACGCGGTTTACCCGAGGGTATCATCGCGGTCAACGTCTCTGCCTTACAAATCCACCAACCTGACTTTGTCGAAGACCTTGCCAGGATATTGCGTGATACGGGACTGCCTGCTCCGGCATTGGAACTGGAATTAACCGAAACACTGGCCCTGGAGGATACGCCAATCCTGATCGAAAACCTGCATCGCTGCCAGGCGCTGGGCATTCGCCTGTCCATCGACGATTTTGGTACCGGGAGTTCGTCGCTGGCACGCTTGCAATGCTGCCCAGTGACCCGCCTAAAAATCGACAAAACCTTTGTCACGCATATGACAACCGAGCCAAAGGATCGCGCCATTACCGAAAGCGTCATCACCCTTGGCCATAACCTGAATTTATCCATCGTCGCGGAAGGGGTTGAGACGGCCACTCAACAACAACTTTTAGAGAAGCTTGGCTGTGATGTATTACAGGGCTATCGGCTGGCGCGGCCAGCCGATGCCGAAACGACTGAAGCGTTGTGGCCAGGCCGCAGTGTTTGA